The following are encoded together in the Pectobacterium punjabense genome:
- a CDS encoding prepilin-type N-terminal cleavage/methylation domain-containing protein — MQRNSAVNNRFVNHQTGFSLPETLVAALLFAVSLMGLLQYHQILQQSFQHQWQQRQAWRFAMQQLEAYEAGVPYHPSDPGNTTSFSSKNWQISLSEQLQYGECRQVTVRVMTPRRYQATLNRWFCPLSPV, encoded by the coding sequence ATGCAACGGAATAGTGCAGTTAACAACAGATTCGTGAATCATCAAACCGGTTTTAGCCTGCCGGAGACGCTTGTGGCGGCGCTGCTGTTTGCCGTTTCGCTGATGGGATTATTGCAATATCACCAGATCTTGCAGCAGTCATTTCAGCATCAGTGGCAGCAGCGTCAGGCCTGGCGGTTTGCGATGCAGCAACTGGAGGCTTATGAAGCGGGCGTACCGTATCATCCATCCGATCCAGGTAATACGACGTCTTTCTCAAGTAAAAACTGGCAAATTAGCCTGTCAGAGCAGTTACAGTACGGTGAGTGCCGCCAGGTAACCGTAAGGGTCATGACGCCACGTCGCTATCAGGCTACACTGAACCGTTGGTTTTGCCCGCTATCGCCCGTTTAG
- the ptrA gene encoding pitrilysin — protein sequence MRKQWVWITGWFLLFTFWLPASWAETGWQPLAQTIRKSEKDPRQYQAIKLDNGMTVLLVSDPQAPKSLASLALPIGSLDDPNNQLGLAHYLEHMVLMGSKRYPEPEALSEFLKKHGGSHNASTASYRTAFYLEVENDALRPAVDRMADAIAEPLLDPVNADRERNAVNAELTMARSRDGHRMAQVGAETLNPAHPSARFSGGNLETLSDKPGSKLHDELVKFYQKYYSANLMKGVIYSNQPLPELAKLATDTFGRIANHNASVPAVTVPVTTEKQRGVMIHYVPAQPRKQLRIEFRVSDISQEFRSKTDTYISYLLGNRSQNTLSDWLQKEGLVESIGAGSSPIIDRNGGMFAISASLTDKGLAQRDEVIAAIFRYLQQIRTEGIQQRYFDEIAHVLDLDFRYPSISRDMDYIEWLVDTMLRVPVEHTLDAQYVADRYDPKAIAARLDEMTPQNARVWVISPNEPHNKVAYFVDAPYEMDKIPSATFAKWKALGQKMSLSLPTINPYIPDDFSLINADKAMTKPTLLLNQPGLRVLYMPSHYFADEPKAEITLFLRNQEARSTARNQVLFALNDYLAGLALDELSYQASIGGISFSTRSNDGLVISADGYTQHLPQLLLTLADGYASFTSTEAQLEQAKSWYLQQLDAVEKSKAFEQALQPVQAISQLPYFERGERRKLLKDIRLQDVVNYRNDLLQKATPEMLVVGNLAPERVTELARTLKAHLKADGENLSRSDDVKVSKPQLANLQRPGSSTDSALAAVYVPTGYSETQSMAYGSVLGQIVQPWFYSQLRTEEQLGYAVFAFPTSVGRQMGIGFLLQSNSKQPAYLYQRYEDFFLKAQKRLRDMSEEEFTQYKQGVMNELSQRPQTLGEEASRLRRDLDRENFAFDSREKLLEQIKPLTVKQLADFFQQALKPEGLAVLSQVSGSHHGKADYAAPKGWHTYADASSLQKTLPREKAPAMIPAPAAQPAVSEAVDKVSAE from the coding sequence ATGCGTAAACAGTGGGTCTGGATTACCGGGTGGTTTCTTTTATTCACATTCTGGCTTCCGGCGAGTTGGGCTGAAACGGGCTGGCAGCCGCTGGCTCAGACCATTCGAAAAAGCGAAAAAGATCCGCGGCAATATCAGGCGATCAAACTGGATAACGGCATGACCGTTCTGCTGGTTTCCGATCCACAGGCACCCAAATCGTTGGCATCACTGGCACTGCCTATTGGCTCGTTGGACGATCCCAATAATCAACTGGGCTTAGCGCACTACCTCGAACATATGGTGCTGATGGGATCGAAACGTTATCCAGAGCCAGAGGCTCTCTCCGAGTTTTTGAAAAAGCATGGCGGTAGTCACAACGCCAGCACGGCCTCTTACCGCACGGCATTTTATCTGGAAGTGGAAAACGATGCGCTGCGGCCTGCTGTGGATCGGATGGCTGACGCGATTGCAGAACCGCTGCTTGATCCGGTGAATGCCGATCGCGAGCGTAATGCGGTTAATGCGGAATTAACGATGGCGCGTTCGCGTGACGGTCACCGCATGGCACAGGTCGGAGCGGAAACGTTGAATCCGGCGCACCCGAGTGCGCGCTTCTCGGGGGGCAATCTTGAAACCCTGAGCGATAAACCCGGCAGCAAACTGCATGATGAGCTGGTGAAGTTCTACCAGAAATACTACTCAGCTAATCTGATGAAGGGGGTGATTTACAGCAATCAGCCTTTGCCTGAGTTGGCGAAACTGGCGACCGACACATTCGGGCGTATTGCCAATCACAACGCGAGTGTTCCAGCCGTTACCGTACCCGTGACGACGGAAAAGCAGCGTGGGGTGATGATTCACTATGTTCCGGCTCAACCGAGAAAACAGCTGCGTATTGAGTTTCGCGTCAGCGATATTAGCCAGGAATTCCGTAGCAAGACGGATACCTATATCAGTTATCTGCTTGGCAACCGTAGCCAGAATACGCTTTCCGACTGGTTGCAAAAAGAAGGGCTGGTTGAGTCTATCGGCGCAGGTTCTTCACCGATAATCGACCGCAACGGTGGCATGTTTGCGATTTCTGCCTCGCTGACGGATAAAGGCTTAGCGCAGCGTGACGAGGTGATCGCTGCAATATTCCGTTATCTGCAACAAATCCGTACCGAGGGGATTCAGCAGCGCTATTTTGATGAGATCGCACATGTTCTGGATCTGGATTTCCGCTATCCGTCCATCAGTCGGGATATGGATTACATCGAATGGTTGGTGGATACCATGCTGCGCGTGCCAGTTGAGCATACGCTGGATGCGCAATATGTGGCGGATCGCTACGATCCGAAGGCTATCGCTGCACGACTGGACGAGATGACGCCGCAGAATGCGCGCGTTTGGGTCATCAGCCCGAATGAACCGCATAATAAAGTGGCCTATTTTGTCGATGCGCCATACGAGATGGATAAAATCCCGTCAGCTACCTTTGCTAAATGGAAAGCGCTGGGGCAGAAAATGTCGCTGTCGTTGCCGACGATCAACCCTTATATCCCAGATGATTTCTCCCTGATCAACGCGGATAAGGCGATGACTAAACCGACACTCCTGCTGAATCAGCCGGGGTTGCGCGTGCTGTATATGCCAAGTCACTATTTTGCCGATGAGCCGAAAGCAGAAATCACGCTGTTTCTGCGTAATCAGGAAGCGCGCAGTACCGCACGTAATCAGGTGTTGTTCGCGTTAAACGATTACCTGGCCGGTTTGGCGTTGGATGAACTGAGTTATCAGGCATCGATTGGCGGCATCAGTTTTTCCACCCGCAGCAATGATGGTCTGGTGATTAGCGCAGATGGCTATACCCAGCATTTGCCACAGTTGCTACTGACGTTGGCAGATGGCTATGCCTCCTTTACCTCCACGGAAGCGCAGTTGGAGCAGGCTAAATCCTGGTACTTGCAGCAGTTGGATGCCGTTGAGAAATCAAAAGCCTTTGAACAAGCGCTACAGCCGGTTCAGGCGATATCGCAGTTGCCTTATTTCGAGCGCGGTGAACGCCGTAAGCTGCTGAAGGATATTCGCTTGCAGGATGTGGTTAACTACCGCAACGATCTGCTGCAAAAAGCTACGCCGGAAATGCTGGTCGTCGGCAATCTGGCTCCAGAACGCGTCACCGAGCTGGCGAGAACGCTGAAAGCGCATTTGAAGGCCGATGGTGAAAATCTGTCGCGCAGTGATGATGTTAAAGTCAGTAAGCCGCAGCTTGCCAATCTACAGCGTCCGGGCAGCAGCACGGATTCTGCGTTAGCAGCGGTGTATGTACCAACTGGCTACTCGGAAACGCAGAGCATGGCCTATGGCTCAGTTCTGGGACAGATCGTCCAGCCTTGGTTCTACAGCCAACTAAGAACGGAAGAGCAATTGGGCTACGCAGTCTTTGCTTTCCCGACGTCCGTGGGCAGACAGATGGGTATCGGCTTCCTGCTGCAAAGCAATAGCAAACAACCTGCTTATTTGTATCAGCGTTATGAAGACTTTTTCCTAAAAGCGCAAAAAAGACTGCGTGACATGAGTGAAGAAGAGTTCACGCAGTATAAACAAGGCGTGATGAATGAACTAAGCCAGCGCCCACAAACATTGGGTGAAGAGGCCAGCCGACTGCGCCGCGATCTGGATCGTGAAAACTTTGCTTTTGATTCGCGTGAGAAACTGCTCGAACAAATCAAGCCGCTGACGGTGAAGCAACTGGCGGATTTCTTCCAACAGGCGCTGAAGCCTGAAGGGCTGGCGGTACTGTCGCAGGTTTCCGGTAGCCATCATGGTAAAGCCGATTACGCTGCTCCGAAAGGGTGGCATACCTATGCGGATGCGTCGTCATTGCAGAAAACGTTACCGCGTGAGAAAGCCCCCGCGATGATTCCAGCTCCTGCCGCACAGCCAGCGGTATCGGAAGCTGTCGATAAGGTTTCAGCAGAATGA
- the recB gene encoding exodeoxyribonuclease V subunit beta, whose product MKNIAPQSLDVMTLPLLGERLIEASAGTGKTYTLAALYLRLLLGLGKQAAYPRPLLVEEILVVTFTEAATEELRERIRARIHALRIACLRKSAQGEEAGKHKDTSLAQLLAEIVDHREAADVLLAAERQMDDAAIYTIHGFCQRMLSTNAFESGVLFEQMLIEDEQPLRRQACADFWRRYCYPLPVEVARIVGLEWKGPENLLADLAPYLHGEAPVFRLPPEEGETLLSRHERIVATIDSYKQHWLASAAELEALIVASGVDKRSYSSKHLPNWLQKVTLWAEQLTLDYQLPKDLVRFAQQTLIEKTKKGDPPVHSVFEATEQLLAAPLSLRDLVIVRALSAIRDSVREEKRQRAELGFDDLLSRLDDALQQPAGERLADAIRERYPVAMIDEFQDTDPQQYRIFRTLYVGQPQCGLLLIGDPKQAIYAFRGADIFTYMHARGEVAAHYTLGTNWRSSHQMVRGVNRLFERLEHPFIFQNIPFLPVSPAESKRGLVFEVAGQPQPALQFWLTGAEPIGVGDYQQQMARQCAAQIRDWLVASQRNEAWLVTDDSRRLVKASDMSVLVRSRREASLIRDALSRLSIPSVYLSNRDSVFSTPEASDLLWLLQAVLAPEQERTLRSAMATALMGLDAAQVDALGQSESAWDALVDEFAGYRALWRQRGVLPMLRALMSQHQLAENLLASTEGERRITDILHIGELLQDASATLDSEHALVRWLSQQIVQPNPQAESQQLRLESDRHLVQIVTIHKSKGLEYPLVWLPFISNFRVQDQGIYHDRDSYQAVLDLQNNEESQTLAEEERLAEDLRLLYVALTRSIYHCSVGVAPVQRSRKKDGSSDMHHSALGYLLQRGKEAEAATLVSELEGMEGDGIMLTRLQATEALRWLPDSPELTALRARHIERQLRDSWRVTSYSGLQQHGSTNTQDLVPRLDIEAIGERQEVGETQLTPHTFPRGASPGTFLHSLFETLDFTQPVDDDWLAEQLQLQGFEAHWHPVLKTWMDALLTTPLDGQGTTLSALENQDKQAELQFYIPIKAPIQAMQLDRLAKRYDPLSARCPALSFQQVKGMLKGFIDLVFRWEGRYYLLDYKSNWLGPDASAYTQTAMAQSMAEHRYDLQYQLYTLALHRYLRHRIADYDYERHFGGVFYLFLRGVEESHPGNGIFACRPSAEFVFGLDALFKGELFKGDEFEGKTPDDADTGISS is encoded by the coding sequence ATGAAAAACATCGCGCCGCAATCATTAGACGTCATGACGTTGCCGCTCTTGGGGGAGCGGTTGATTGAGGCGTCGGCTGGAACGGGTAAAACCTATACGCTGGCTGCGCTTTACCTGCGCCTGTTGCTGGGGCTAGGTAAGCAAGCCGCGTATCCGCGCCCGTTACTGGTCGAGGAGATTCTGGTTGTGACCTTTACGGAGGCCGCAACCGAAGAGCTGCGTGAGCGCATTCGTGCAAGAATCCATGCGTTGCGCATCGCCTGCCTGCGTAAAAGTGCCCAAGGTGAGGAGGCGGGAAAACATAAGGATACGTCACTAGCGCAACTGCTGGCGGAGATTGTGGATCATCGAGAGGCTGCCGATGTGTTGTTGGCTGCCGAACGACAAATGGACGACGCAGCGATCTACACGATCCATGGCTTTTGCCAGCGCATGCTCAGCACCAATGCATTTGAATCCGGTGTGCTGTTTGAACAGATGCTGATAGAGGATGAGCAACCGCTGCGCCGTCAGGCCTGCGCTGATTTTTGGCGTCGTTATTGTTATCCGTTGCCGGTAGAGGTCGCACGTATCGTCGGCCTGGAGTGGAAAGGGCCAGAGAATTTGCTGGCTGACCTGGCTCCTTATCTGCACGGCGAGGCCCCCGTGTTTCGCTTACCGCCAGAAGAGGGAGAAACGCTGCTGAGTCGACATGAGAGAATCGTGGCGACAATTGATTCTTATAAACAGCACTGGCTGGCGTCAGCAGCGGAACTGGAAGCGCTGATCGTGGCATCTGGTGTGGATAAACGCAGCTATAGCAGTAAGCATCTCCCCAATTGGCTACAGAAAGTCACGCTGTGGGCGGAGCAGCTAACGCTGGATTATCAACTGCCGAAAGATCTGGTGAGATTTGCCCAACAAACGTTAATCGAGAAAACGAAGAAAGGTGATCCACCGGTTCATTCCGTGTTTGAAGCGACGGAGCAACTGCTTGCAGCACCGCTGTCGCTGCGTGATTTGGTCATTGTACGTGCACTGTCGGCAATTCGAGATTCTGTGCGTGAAGAAAAACGGCAGCGTGCGGAGCTGGGGTTTGACGATCTGCTGAGCCGTTTGGATGATGCATTGCAACAGCCGGCAGGAGAAAGGCTTGCTGACGCCATTCGTGAACGCTATCCGGTGGCGATGATCGATGAGTTTCAGGATACCGATCCTCAACAATACCGTATTTTCCGCACGCTTTATGTCGGGCAACCGCAGTGCGGACTATTGTTGATCGGCGATCCTAAGCAGGCTATTTATGCATTTCGCGGTGCGGATATTTTTACCTATATGCACGCGCGTGGAGAAGTTGCTGCTCATTATACGCTGGGTACGAACTGGCGCTCGTCTCATCAGATGGTACGTGGCGTGAATCGCTTGTTCGAACGTCTCGAGCATCCTTTTATTTTTCAAAATATCCCTTTCCTGCCGGTTAGCCCTGCTGAATCTAAGCGCGGTTTGGTGTTTGAAGTTGCCGGGCAGCCTCAGCCTGCACTGCAATTCTGGCTAACGGGCGCGGAACCGATTGGCGTGGGAGATTATCAGCAACAGATGGCGCGTCAGTGTGCGGCGCAGATTCGTGACTGGCTGGTTGCCAGCCAGCGCAATGAAGCCTGGTTGGTAACCGACGATTCCCGGCGTTTGGTCAAAGCATCTGACATGAGCGTGCTGGTGCGTAGTCGACGTGAAGCGTCGCTGATTCGCGATGCGCTGAGCCGTTTGTCCATTCCCTCGGTCTACCTGTCCAATCGTGATAGCGTGTTTAGCACGCCAGAAGCCAGCGATCTCTTGTGGTTGTTACAGGCGGTGTTGGCACCGGAGCAGGAGCGCACCTTACGCAGCGCAATGGCGACGGCTCTAATGGGGTTGGATGCCGCGCAGGTCGATGCGCTAGGGCAAAGTGAATCAGCGTGGGATGCGCTGGTGGATGAGTTTGCTGGCTACCGTGCTTTGTGGCGTCAGCGGGGCGTTTTACCGATGTTGCGAGCGTTGATGAGCCAGCATCAACTGGCTGAGAATTTGCTGGCAAGTACAGAGGGCGAACGCCGCATTACCGATATTCTGCATATCGGTGAATTATTGCAGGATGCCTCGGCAACGCTTGATAGCGAGCATGCGCTGGTGCGCTGGCTATCGCAACAGATTGTCCAGCCTAATCCGCAGGCAGAGAGTCAGCAGTTACGTCTGGAAAGCGACCGCCATCTGGTGCAAATCGTGACGATCCATAAATCGAAAGGACTGGAATATCCGCTGGTATGGCTGCCTTTCATCAGTAATTTCCGTGTGCAGGATCAGGGGATTTATCACGATCGTGATAGCTACCAGGCTGTGTTGGATTTGCAAAATAATGAGGAAAGCCAGACGCTGGCGGAAGAAGAGCGGTTGGCGGAAGATTTACGTCTGTTGTATGTCGCATTAACCCGTTCTATTTACCATTGTAGCGTTGGTGTTGCGCCCGTTCAGCGGTCGCGTAAGAAAGATGGCAGCAGCGATATGCACCACAGCGCACTGGGCTACTTGCTCCAGCGGGGTAAAGAAGCTGAGGCCGCCACGTTAGTCAGCGAGCTGGAAGGGATGGAGGGGGACGGCATCATGTTGACGCGGCTACAGGCGACGGAAGCGCTGCGTTGGCTACCTGATAGCCCGGAATTGACAGCGTTGCGGGCTCGACACATTGAACGCCAACTGCGTGACAGTTGGCGAGTGACCAGTTATTCGGGGCTTCAGCAACATGGCAGCACAAACACGCAGGATCTGGTGCCACGTCTGGATATTGAAGCGATAGGTGAACGTCAGGAAGTGGGGGAAACCCAGTTGACGCCGCATACGTTCCCGCGCGGCGCGAGTCCGGGGACGTTTTTGCATAGCCTGTTTGAAACGCTGGACTTTACTCAACCGGTTGATGATGACTGGCTGGCCGAGCAGTTGCAGCTACAGGGGTTTGAAGCGCACTGGCATCCGGTGTTGAAGACGTGGATGGATGCGCTTTTGACCACGCCGCTTGACGGGCAAGGGACGACACTATCGGCGCTGGAGAATCAGGATAAGCAGGCTGAACTACAGTTCTATATCCCGATTAAGGCACCGATACAGGCGATGCAGCTCGATCGGTTGGCAAAGCGCTACGACCCGCTATCCGCACGCTGTCCCGCGCTGTCTTTTCAGCAGGTTAAAGGCATGCTGAAAGGGTTTATCGATCTGGTATTCCGCTGGGAAGGACGCTATTACCTGTTGGACTATAAATCCAACTGGCTCGGCCCTGATGCCAGTGCCTATACCCAGACAGCGATGGCGCAGTCGATGGCCGAGCACCGTTATGACTTGCAATACCAGCTCTACACGCTGGCTTTGCACCGCTATCTACGCCACCGGATCGCAGATTATGACTATGAGCGCCATTTTGGCGGCGTGTTTTATCTGTTTTTACGCGGCGTAGAGGAATCTCACCCTGGTAATGGCATTTTTGCTTGTCGCCCCTCCGCCGAATTTGTTTTCGGGCTTGATGCGCTGTTCAAAGGTGAGTTGTTCAAAGGTGATGAGTTTGAGGGAAAGACGCCTGATGATGCTGACACAGGAATTTCATCATGA
- a CDS encoding YgdB family protein has product MKKGSQKGSGTLAMVMLIAIIGLLLMSGLQRQLDAAIQTGNDERHYLRAFNQALSSLNWGRGQHWNTITESWQCQQLSAEQLVVCLRMASDGEQGLLRGEGTFPTLARPLRLYQRVSFSALSSGKIAIQPWGNGWLDFCPDKEVTRCDATE; this is encoded by the coding sequence TATGGTGATGTTGATCGCTATTATTGGCCTGCTGTTGATGTCCGGTTTGCAGCGTCAGCTCGATGCAGCCATTCAAACGGGAAACGATGAGAGACATTATCTGCGAGCCTTCAATCAGGCATTGTCTTCGTTGAACTGGGGAAGAGGGCAGCATTGGAATACGATAACGGAAAGCTGGCAGTGTCAGCAATTATCGGCAGAGCAACTTGTGGTGTGCTTGCGTATGGCCTCTGATGGGGAGCAAGGGTTATTGCGTGGTGAAGGGACATTCCCCACTTTGGCACGGCCGTTGAGGTTATACCAACGTGTGTCATTCTCGGCACTGTCGTCGGGTAAGATTGCGATTCAACCATGGGGTAACGGCTGGCTGGACTTTTGCCCTGATAAGGAGGTGACACGCTGTGATGCAACGGAATAG
- the recC gene encoding exodeoxyribonuclease V subunit gamma yields MFRIYHSNQLDILKELMVELIKRQPLADPFQQEVILVQSPGMAQWLQIELAGDFGIAANIQFPLPGVFLWNMCRHVLSDIPKESAFSKDAMTWKLMHLLPDLLAQPDFAALNHYLQDDDNQRKLHQLAGRVADLFDQYLIYRPEWIKAWQEGKQVDDLGGNQLWQSALWRALVDYTRDLAQPEWHHAILYQRFINALDRAKVCPKGLPPRVFICGISALPPIYLQALNALARHIDVHLLFTNPCRHYWSDIQDYKFLAKLKARNRRLHRFDGEQTDETRPLFRDLSQAETLFNDDGKQSINNPLLASWGKLGRDNLYLLAELDNVQEIDAFVESDGKNLLQTLQRDILELEDHAVVAVSHETQNSSTKKRRLALDDRSVDFHTCHSPQREVEVLHDRLLAMMADDPELMPRDVIVMMADIDGYTPFIQAVFGNAPDNRYLPFAISDQRARHAHPALQAVISLLDLPTSRFTAEQVLALLEVPALAARFGIQEEGLRRLRLWVVESGVRWGLDDDNVRDLMLPPTGQHTWRFGLTRMLLGYAMDSQVGDWQGVLPYDESSGLIAELAGQLAELLMQIHQWRQRLSQSRVLVDWLPLCRELIETFFDADSETEAALALVEKQWQYVISMGTMAHYPQQVSISRLRDELSRRLDQERLSQRFLAGSINFCTLMPMRSIPFKVVCLLGMNDGVYPRTLPPLGFDLMGRKIKRGDRSRRDDDRYLFLEALLSAQNKLYISYIGRSIQDNTRRYPSVLVSELTEYIAQSYVLPGDEALDIDSSAERVVKHLCREHTRMPFDANNFLSAPQPLSFAAEWLAAANRKGEAQPDFDREALSERAGDNHVSLDDLKRFYRHPVRAFFQLRLGVSFMLHSDELLDEEPFVVDSLNRYQLNSELLNTLINEGDTEKLYRRARAAGELPYGAFGEIYWQEQQQDMAQLAARVRDELTPMLSGSREVDIILDGVRISGWLNQVQPDGLLRWRPGTLSMKDGITLWLEHLAYCAAGGQGESRLYGREDTAWRFAALSEAQAREQLAVMLDGYRQGMSKPLLLLNKAGSAWLAECYDRESDSLRSDEEVQNKARARLLQAWQGNMGMRGEGEDYYLQRIVRELDEKRMNEVVEAAQIWLLPPFRSNLA; encoded by the coding sequence ATGTTTAGAATCTATCACTCCAACCAGTTGGATATCTTGAAAGAACTGATGGTTGAGCTGATAAAACGTCAGCCGCTTGCGGACCCTTTCCAACAGGAAGTGATTTTGGTGCAAAGCCCAGGGATGGCGCAGTGGCTGCAAATTGAACTGGCTGGGGATTTTGGTATTGCTGCCAATATCCAATTCCCATTGCCCGGCGTTTTCTTGTGGAATATGTGTCGCCATGTGCTGTCAGATATTCCAAAAGAAAGTGCCTTCAGCAAGGATGCGATGACGTGGAAGCTCATGCATTTGCTGCCTGATTTACTGGCACAGCCTGATTTTGCGGCGCTTAATCACTATTTGCAGGATGATGATAACCAGCGCAAGCTGCATCAACTGGCCGGGCGCGTGGCGGACCTTTTCGATCAATACCTGATTTATCGCCCTGAGTGGATCAAAGCATGGCAAGAGGGGAAACAGGTTGACGATCTCGGTGGTAACCAACTTTGGCAGTCGGCGCTGTGGCGTGCGCTGGTGGACTACACACGTGATCTAGCTCAGCCTGAATGGCACCATGCGATTCTGTACCAACGCTTTATCAACGCGTTAGATCGGGCAAAAGTGTGTCCGAAGGGTCTGCCGCCACGCGTTTTTATCTGCGGTATTTCAGCGCTCCCCCCTATCTATCTACAGGCGTTGAACGCTCTGGCACGACACATTGATGTGCACCTATTGTTTACCAATCCCTGCCGCCATTATTGGAGTGACATTCAGGATTATAAATTTCTGGCGAAGCTAAAAGCCCGCAACCGGCGCTTACATCGCTTTGACGGCGAGCAGACGGATGAAACTCGTCCACTATTTCGCGATCTCTCACAGGCAGAAACATTGTTCAATGACGACGGTAAACAGTCGATTAATAACCCGTTGCTGGCATCGTGGGGCAAACTGGGGCGCGATAACCTTTATCTGCTGGCTGAGCTGGATAACGTGCAGGAGATCGATGCTTTTGTTGAGTCGGATGGCAAAAATCTGCTGCAAACGTTGCAGCGCGATATTCTTGAACTGGAAGACCACGCGGTCGTAGCCGTTAGTCACGAAACACAAAACAGCAGCACGAAAAAGCGTCGGTTGGCGCTTGACGATCGTTCGGTTGATTTTCACACCTGCCATAGTCCGCAGCGTGAGGTTGAAGTGCTGCACGATCGGCTGTTGGCTATGATGGCGGACGATCCTGAGCTGATGCCGCGTGATGTCATTGTGATGATGGCGGACATTGATGGCTATACGCCGTTCATTCAGGCGGTGTTTGGCAACGCGCCGGATAATCGCTACCTGCCTTTTGCCATCTCTGATCAGCGCGCGCGACATGCGCATCCCGCATTGCAAGCGGTGATCAGCTTGCTGGATTTACCCACAAGCCGTTTTACGGCAGAGCAGGTTCTGGCATTGCTTGAAGTGCCCGCACTGGCCGCTCGTTTCGGTATTCAGGAAGAAGGGTTGCGGCGCTTGCGCCTGTGGGTGGTGGAGTCGGGCGTCCGTTGGGGGTTGGATGACGACAACGTGCGCGATCTGATGCTGCCACCAACGGGTCAGCATACGTGGCGTTTTGGCCTGACGAGAATGCTGTTGGGCTATGCGATGGACAGTCAGGTCGGTGATTGGCAGGGGGTACTGCCTTACGATGAGTCTAGCGGTCTGATTGCGGAGCTGGCCGGCCAACTGGCTGAACTGCTGATGCAGATCCATCAATGGCGCCAGCGTCTGTCTCAATCGCGCGTACTTGTCGATTGGTTACCGCTTTGTCGAGAGCTGATCGAAACCTTCTTTGATGCTGACAGCGAGACCGAAGCGGCGCTGGCATTGGTTGAAAAGCAGTGGCAATACGTCATTAGCATGGGCACGATGGCGCATTATCCGCAGCAAGTGTCGATTTCCCGATTGCGTGATGAACTGTCACGGCGTCTCGATCAGGAGCGACTTAGCCAGCGCTTTTTGGCCGGATCTATCAATTTCTGTACGCTGATGCCGATGCGTTCCATCCCGTTTAAGGTCGTGTGTTTATTGGGCATGAACGATGGTGTTTACCCACGAACGCTCCCGCCGCTTGGGTTCGATCTGATGGGGCGAAAAATCAAACGTGGTGATCGTAGCCGACGTGACGACGATCGCTATCTGTTTCTTGAGGCGCTCTTGTCGGCGCAGAACAAGCTTTATATCAGCTATATCGGGCGATCGATTCAGGATAATACGCGCCGCTATCCTTCAGTATTGGTCAGTGAACTGACGGAATATATTGCACAGAGTTATGTCCTGCCGGGTGATGAAGCATTGGATATCGATAGCAGTGCAGAACGTGTCGTGAAGCACCTCTGCCGTGAACATACCCGTATGCCTTTTGATGCGAATAATTTCCTGTCGGCACCGCAGCCGTTGAGCTTTGCGGCAGAATGGTTGGCGGCGGCGAACCGAAAAGGAGAAGCTCAGCCTGATTTTGATCGCGAAGCGCTCTCTGAAAGAGCGGGCGATAACCATGTCAGTTTGGACGATCTGAAACGTTTCTATCGTCACCCTGTTCGAGCCTTCTTTCAACTGCGACTTGGTGTGAGTTTTATGCTGCACAGTGACGAACTGTTGGATGAAGAGCCCTTTGTGGTTGATAGCCTTAACCGCTACCAATTGAATAGCGAGCTGCTTAATACCTTGATTAATGAAGGTGATACGGAAAAACTGTATCGTCGTGCCAGAGCCGCGGGTGAACTACCCTATGGCGCATTCGGTGAAATATACTGGCAGGAACAACAGCAGGATATGGCACAACTGGCTGCGCGCGTGCGTGATGAGTTAACGCCAATGCTGTCGGGGAGCCGGGAAGTCGACATTATCCTTGACGGTGTACGCATCAGCGGCTGGCTGAATCAGGTGCAGCCGGATGGTTTGTTGCGCTGGCGTCCAGGTACGCTTTCCATGAAAGATGGTATTACGCTGTGGCTGGAACATCTGGCTTACTGTGCGGCGGGCGGGCAGGGAGAAAGTCGACTGTATGGGCGTGAAGACACTGCGTGGCGCTTTGCTGCCTTATCGGAAGCGCAAGCCAGAGAACAGCTGGCCGTCATGTTGGATGGCTATCGTCAGGGAATGAGTAAGCCGCTATTACTGCTCAATAAAGCAGGGAGTGCGTGGTTAGCTGAATGCTATGATCGTGAAAGTGATAGCCTACGGTCGGATGAAGAGGTGCAGAACAAAGCACGTGCCCGTTTGCTGCAAGCCTGGCAGGGCAATATGGGAATGCGGGGAGAAGGCGAAGATTATTACCTACAACGCATTGTTCGTGAATTGGATGAAAAACGAATGAATGAAGTGGTTGAAGCGGCACAAATCTGGCTACTGCCACCGTTCCGCTCTAATCTGGCTTGA